The region GAACAGCTGAAGGCCGCCGCCGAGCTGCTGGGCATGTCGGCCGAGCAGCTGGACAGCGTCGCCACCTTCTACAACCTGATCTACCGCCGCCCGGTTGGCCGGCACGTGATCAAGCTCTGCGACAGCGTCGCCTGCCACATCATGGGCTACGACCGGCTGCGCGAGCGCCTGCAGCAGAAGCTGGGCATCGGCCTCGGCCAGACCACGGCCGACAACCGCTTCACGCTGCTGCCGATCCCCTGCCTGGGCACCTGCGACCACGCGCCGGCGATGCTGGTGGGCGACGACCTGCACCGCGACCTCGAGGACGTGAGCAAGGTGGACGCCGTGCTGGAGCAGTATCGATGACCGCACCGAGCTGCAAGGTGAGCGAGAAATTCCCGCTGACCGCGCGCATGCGGCCGGGTGAGCCGCCGCCGGACCTCAAGGCCTATGAGCGCGCCGGCGGCTACCAGGCCTTGCGCCATGCGCTCAAGCACCTGGCCAGCACCGGCGTGA is a window of Nevskiales bacterium DNA encoding:
- the nuoE gene encoding NADH-quinone oxidoreductase subunit NuoE, with amino-acid sequence MLTEQEKDQIRHEMAHYEDPRAASIEALKIVQKRHGWVSDEQLKAAAELLGMSAEQLDSVATFYNLIYRRPVGRHVIKLCDSVACHIMGYDRLRERLQQKLGIGLGQTTADNRFTLLPIPCLGTCDHAPAMLVGDDLHRDLEDVSKVDAVLEQYR